Proteins encoded within one genomic window of Candidatus Omnitrophota bacterium:
- the prfB gene encoding peptide chain release factor 2 (programmed frameshift) yields the protein MLEELKKKIKQAQETLANLRGIFDLDAAGKNIAEFEGKMAAPGFWDDQQKANKIIAEMKSLKGRLDPWQACSKEIEELSGLAEITEPSDEASISQLSKDLDALANKISRIEFTALFSGEHDKSGAILSINAGAGGTESCDWAAMLFRMYTRYAQNKGYKIEVLDYLAGEEAGVKNVTMLVKGDYAFGYLKSERGVHRLVRISPFDSNKRRHTSFASVDVIPEVEEEADIQVDEKDLRIDVYRASGPGGQGVNTTDSAVRITHIPTGLVVQCQNERSQLKNKHSAMKVLKARLFEKKQQEQEEKLKTMYSEKQKIEWGSQIRSYVLHPYMMVKDHRTEHETGKANQVLDGELDELIEAYVKFSAGKVPPQREKNRNIE from the exons ATGCTTGAGGAGCTTAAGAAAAAAATAAAGCAGGCGCAAGAGACATTAGCCAACCTGCGG GGTATCTTTGACCTCGATGCCGCAGGGAAGAATATAGCGGAATTTGAAGGGAAGATGGCCGCCCCGGGCTTCTGGGACGACCAGCAGAAGGCCAACAAGATAATCGCCGAAATGAAGTCGCTCAAGGGCCGCCTTGATCCCTGGCAGGCGTGCAGCAAGGAGATCGAGGAGCTTTCAGGGCTCGCCGAGATAACCGAACCTTCAGACGAAGCCTCGATATCCCAGCTTTCAAAAGACCTGGACGCCTTAGCGAACAAGATAAGCCGCATCGAATTTACCGCTTTATTCTCGGGAGAACACGATAAATCCGGCGCGATACTTTCCATCAACGCCGGCGCCGGCGGCACCGAGTCGTGCGACTGGGCGGCGATGCTCTTCAGGATGTACACCCGCTACGCGCAGAACAAGGGTTATAAGATAGAGGTCCTCGACTACCTGGCCGGCGAGGAAGCAGGCGTCAAGAACGTCACGATGCTGGTTAAGGGCGATTATGCCTTCGGCTACCTGAAATCAGAGCGCGGCGTCCACCGTCTTGTAAGAATATCACCGTTCGATTCTAACAAGAGGCGGCACACGTCGTTCGCCTCTGTCGACGTCATCCCCGAGGTCGAGGAGGAAGCGGATATCCAGGTCGATGAGAAGGACCTGCGCATAGATGTCTACCGCGCATCCGGTCCCGGCGGGCAGGGCGTCAACACGACAGACTCGGCGGTGCGCATTACCCATATCCCGACCGGGCTCGTTGTCCAGTGCCAGAACGAGCGCTCGCAGTTGAAGAACAAGCATTCGGCGATGAAAGTGCTGAAGGCGCGGCTCTTCGAAAAGAAACAACAGGAGCAGGAAGAGAAACTAAAGACGATGTATTCGGAGAAACAGAAGATAGAGTGGGGAAGCCAGATACGCTCTTATGTGCTGCACCCGTACATGATGGTAAAGGACCACAGGACGGAACACGAGACCGGAAAAGCGAACCAGGTGCTCGACGGCGAACTTGACGAATTGATAGAGGCGTATGTTAAATTTTCAGCAGGTAAAGTCCCGCCGCAGCGGGAAAAAAATAGGAATATAGAATGA
- the holA gene encoding DNA polymerase III subunit delta translates to MVGIFLFLGTENALKEETLRELKEKTLSGGNPDLNYNIFYPDQFDPHTFQDAVNTNPFLSPARFVVIRDIDKLPQEGKDSVMSYAGNPSGTTILVMTAGLSPRDAAGDPFLSGLSKLAEVRDFENLSGESLRRYILGKAAFYKKDMGRDAVELIISKIGSDLQKLRMAVDKLANYTGDRKAIEKKDVEALVGRSLDETVFDMTGAMMDGQASRSLSILSGLLRESVRPENVIGAMAAAVKRAARSKGSPDRAKKWLKKALSYLAEADRDCKNRDLDKRVILESLVVRLSELGELA, encoded by the coding sequence TTGGTAGGTATTTTCCTCTTTTTAGGAACAGAGAACGCCCTTAAGGAAGAGACCCTCCGCGAACTGAAAGAAAAGACCCTCTCCGGAGGGAATCCCGACCTCAATTACAATATATTCTATCCGGACCAGTTTGACCCCCACACTTTTCAGGACGCCGTAAATACGAACCCGTTCCTCAGCCCCGCCCGTTTCGTCGTGATAAGGGACATAGATAAACTGCCGCAGGAAGGAAAAGATTCGGTGATGAGTTATGCCGGGAACCCGTCCGGGACCACTATCCTGGTAATGACGGCCGGCCTGTCGCCCAGGGATGCGGCCGGCGACCCTTTCCTTTCCGGATTATCAAAATTAGCCGAAGTCCGGGACTTCGAGAACTTAAGCGGGGAAAGTCTCAGGCGTTATATCCTCGGGAAGGCCGCCTTTTACAAGAAAGATATGGGCCGCGACGCCGTCGAGTTGATCATTTCGAAGATCGGGAGCGACCTGCAAAAGTTGCGCATGGCGGTGGATAAACTGGCGAATTATACAGGTGACCGCAAGGCTATCGAAAAGAAGGATGTGGAGGCGCTCGTAGGAAGGTCGCTCGACGAGACGGTTTTTGACATGACCGGGGCGATGATGGACGGACAGGCGTCGCGCTCCCTTTCGATATTATCCGGACTTTTAAGGGAATCGGTGCGCCCGGAGAACGTCATAGGGGCGATGGCGGCCGCTGTAAAGCGCGCCGCGAGGTCGAAAGGCTCTCCGGACAGGGCCAAAAAATGGCTTAAAAAGGCTCTCTCTTACCTGGCCGAGGCGGACCGCGACTGCAAAAACAGGGACCTCGATAAAAGGGTTATCCTGGAATCTCTTGTGGTGAGATTATCTGAGCTTGGCGAGCTTGCTTAA
- a CDS encoding MGMT family protein: protein MKKERRGSKGACPVRKNFSNGVKKSELFDGCTEFEVCVYKCIMKIPSGETRTYAWVAEKIGKPKATRAVAQALHRNPWPLFIPCHRVIESNGKIGGYAYGIELKRLFLSMEKKGASFYVGSDLLPKNK, encoded by the coding sequence GTGAAAAAAGAACGAAGAGGCTCCAAAGGCGCGTGTCCCGTTAGAAAAAATTTTTCTAACGGGGTAAAAAAGTCCGAGCTGTTTGACGGATGCACGGAGTTTGAGGTCTGCGTCTATAAGTGCATCATGAAGATACCCTCCGGCGAGACGCGCACCTACGCGTGGGTCGCCGAAAAGATCGGCAAGCCTAAAGCCACACGCGCCGTCGCGCAGGCGCTCCACCGCAACCCTTGGCCGTTGTTCATCCCCTGCCACCGCGTAATAGAATCGAACGGAAAGATCGGCGGCTATGCCTACGGCATAGAACTTAAGCGGCTTTTCCTGTCAATGGAAAAGAAGGGCGCCTCTTTTTACGTCGGCTCCGACCTCCTGCCTAAAAATAAGTAA
- a CDS encoding ORF6N domain-containing protein, whose protein sequence is MSEIVARELIEQKIFWIRGRKVMLDKDLAELYGVPTKRLKEQVNRNMARFPEDFLFQLTWQEAEISRSQIATLKQGRNIKYLPYAFTEQGVAMLSSVLNSERAIEVNITIMRTFVKMRRLLETHKGLLRKIEEMEKKYDYQFKVVFEIIKNFIKEEEKPKRKIGFRIG, encoded by the coding sequence ATGTCCGAAATAGTTGCACGGGAGTTAATTGAGCAGAAGATATTCTGGATAAGGGGAAGGAAGGTGATGCTGGATAAGGATTTGGCGGAGCTTTATGGTGTTCCCACTAAAAGGCTTAAAGAACAAGTAAACAGGAATATGGCAAGGTTCCCGGAAGATTTTTTGTTCCAGCTTACTTGGCAAGAGGCGGAAATTTCAAGGTCGCAAATTGCGACCTTGAAGCAAGGCAGGAACATAAAGTATCTTCCATACGCTTTTACAGAGCAAGGCGTCGCTATGCTATCCAGCGTCCTTAACAGTGAAAGAGCCATAGAGGTAAATATCACCATTATGCGCACTTTCGTCAAAATGCGCCGGCTCCTTGAAACCCATAAAGGACTATTGCGCAAGATCGAAGAAATGGAGAAGAAGTACGATTACCAGTTTAAAGTGGTATTTGAGATCATCAAGAATTTCATCAAAGAGGAAGAAAAACCCAAGCGCAAGATAGGGTTTCGTATAGGTTAG
- the secA gene encoding preprotein translocase subunit SecA has translation MIGKILSAVVGTHNDRELKRLKPKMELITSLEPRISKLSDAELRAKTADFKAKIKERLKDIDLKGLEKAERRKTETEVLEEVLPEAFAVVRETSKRVTGMRHFDVQLVGGIVLHEGKIAEMATGEGKTLVATLPAYLNALTGLGVHIVTVNDYLAKRDRYWMGPIFEFLGLTVGMIQHDMNDRDRQAAYNSDITYGTNNEFGFDYLRDNMKYRLEDMVQRPLHYGIVDEVDSILVDEARTPLIISGPAEESTDKYYKAANIVRGLEKGEKDQETKEESGDYIVDEKGHSVWMTEQGETKVVKAWGLKDMHSMESVEERHCVEKALLAKELYKRDVQYLIKDGEVIIVDEFTGRMMPGRRWSDGLHQAVEAKEGVKIERENQTLATITFQNYFRMFDKLAGMTGTAATEANEFSQIYKLDVVVIPTNRPLIRTNHPDSIYKSEKEKFNAAADEIAQLYEKGQPVLVGTISIDKSERLSNMLQRRGIPHQVLNAKYHESEAHIVAQAGRYKAITIATNMAGRGTDILLGGNAEYMVYDYFKQKGIEPEAIDPKEKAEMMAKFKSKVEDEHNKVIAVGGLHVLGTERHEARRIDNQLRGRCGRQGDPGSSRFYLSLEDDLMRIFGSDRIKYIMEKLGMEEGQPIEHPIVSKSIETAQKRVEAHNFEIRKQLLEYDNVMNKQREVIYSERRAILEGKDIKEYIAAMIENGLDSAMDIYLNEKTHPEEWDAKGFFEWFRGKFGFGLPADQGGLFAGPRHDIRARLLDIINKFYEKREFVLGADVARHIEKTILLDMIDSKWKDHLYTMDLLKEGIGLRAYGQVDPLVEYKNEGFAMFEEMMNRIQDDALEFIFKVQVATQEKPRGVFESVPQQMIHREMGSLASRIPQSQGGEPVEARPPDAKQAPLEREAPKVGRNDPCPCGSGKKYKKCCGA, from the coding sequence ATGATAGGAAAGATACTTTCAGCGGTTGTGGGTACCCATAACGACAGGGAGCTTAAGCGGCTTAAGCCCAAGATGGAGCTTATTACTTCACTTGAGCCGAGGATCTCCAAGCTCTCCGATGCCGAACTGCGCGCGAAGACCGCCGATTTCAAGGCGAAGATCAAAGAACGGCTCAAGGATATCGATCTCAAGGGTCTCGAGAAGGCCGAGCGTCGCAAGACAGAGACTGAGGTCCTTGAGGAGGTATTGCCCGAGGCCTTCGCGGTCGTGCGCGAGACCAGTAAGAGGGTTACCGGGATGCGCCATTTCGACGTCCAGCTTGTCGGCGGCATCGTCCTGCACGAAGGAAAGATAGCGGAGATGGCTACCGGCGAAGGAAAGACGCTCGTCGCCACATTGCCGGCATATTTGAACGCCCTGACCGGGCTCGGCGTCCATATCGTCACAGTGAACGATTACCTCGCGAAACGCGACAGGTACTGGATGGGGCCGATATTCGAGTTCCTCGGGCTGACAGTCGGGATGATCCAGCACGACATGAACGACAGGGACCGCCAGGCCGCGTATAATAGCGATATAACCTACGGCACGAATAACGAATTCGGTTTCGATTACCTGCGCGACAATATGAAGTACCGTCTCGAGGACATGGTCCAGCGGCCGCTGCATTACGGCATCGTCGACGAGGTCGACTCGATACTTGTCGACGAGGCGAGGACGCCCCTCATAATATCCGGCCCTGCCGAAGAGTCGACCGACAAATATTATAAAGCCGCGAACATCGTAAGGGGCCTCGAGAAGGGCGAGAAGGACCAGGAGACGAAGGAAGAGTCCGGCGATTACATAGTCGACGAGAAAGGCCACAGCGTCTGGATGACCGAGCAGGGCGAGACGAAGGTTGTCAAGGCCTGGGGGCTCAAGGATATGCATTCGATGGAATCTGTCGAGGAGCGGCATTGCGTCGAGAAGGCGCTCCTTGCCAAAGAGCTCTATAAGCGCGACGTGCAGTACCTCATCAAGGACGGCGAGGTCATAATCGTCGACGAGTTCACCGGCCGCATGATGCCGGGCAGGAGATGGTCGGACGGGCTGCACCAGGCGGTCGAGGCGAAAGAGGGAGTGAAGATCGAGAGGGAGAACCAGACCCTCGCTACGATAACGTTCCAGAATTATTTCAGGATGTTCGACAAGCTCGCCGGCATGACCGGCACGGCCGCGACCGAGGCGAACGAATTCAGCCAGATATATAAACTCGACGTAGTCGTGATACCGACTAACCGGCCGCTTATAAGGACGAACCATCCGGACAGCATTTATAAATCCGAAAAAGAGAAATTCAACGCCGCTGCAGACGAGATCGCGCAGTTATACGAGAAGGGCCAGCCGGTGCTGGTCGGAACGATCTCGATAGATAAATCCGAACGTTTGAGCAATATGCTGCAGCGCCGAGGCATACCACACCAGGTATTGAACGCGAAGTATCACGAGTCGGAGGCGCACATAGTCGCGCAGGCCGGGCGGTATAAGGCGATCACCATCGCGACGAACATGGCAGGCCGCGGCACCGATATTTTGCTCGGCGGCAACGCGGAATACATGGTCTATGATTATTTCAAGCAGAAAGGGATCGAGCCCGAGGCGATCGACCCGAAAGAAAAAGCCGAGATGATGGCGAAGTTCAAGTCGAAAGTCGAAGACGAGCATAACAAGGTCATCGCGGTAGGAGGCCTGCATGTCCTCGGCACCGAACGCCACGAGGCGCGGCGCATCGATAACCAGCTCCGCGGCAGGTGCGGACGCCAGGGCGACCCGGGTTCATCGAGGTTCTACCTCTCGCTAGAGGACGACCTGATGAGGATATTCGGCTCGGACAGGATAAAGTACATAATGGAAAAATTGGGGATGGAAGAGGGCCAGCCGATAGAACATCCCATCGTCTCTAAATCGATAGAGACCGCGCAGAAACGCGTCGAGGCGCATAACTTTGAGATAAGGAAGCAATTGCTCGAATACGATAACGTCATGAATAAACAGAGGGAAGTCATCTACTCCGAGAGGCGCGCGATACTCGAAGGCAAGGACATCAAGGAATATATTGCCGCGATGATAGAGAACGGCCTAGATTCGGCGATGGATATTTACCTGAACGAGAAGACGCACCCTGAGGAGTGGGATGCCAAGGGATTTTTCGAGTGGTTCCGCGGCAAGTTCGGGTTCGGCCTCCCGGCGGACCAAGGCGGGTTGTTTGCCGGCCCGCGCCACGACATAAGGGCCAGGCTCCTCGATATAATAAATAAGTTTTACGAGAAGAGGGAGTTCGTCCTCGGCGCGGACGTGGCCAGGCATATCGAGAAGACGATACTGCTCGACATGATCGATTCGAAATGGAAGGACCATCTTTATACGATGGACCTGCTAAAGGAAGGCATAGGCCTGCGCGCGTACGGACAGGTCGACCCGCTCGTCGAATACAAGAACGAGGGCTTCGCGATGTTCGAGGAGATGATGAACAGGATACAGGATGACGCCCTCGAATTTATCTTTAAGGTGCAGGTGGCGACCCAGGAGAAGCCGAGGGGCGTCTTCGAATCCGTCCCCCAGCAGATGATACACAGGGAGATGGGTTCGCTTGCCTCGAGGATACCTCAATCGCAGGGCGGAGAACCGGTCGAGGCGAGGCCGCCGGACGCGAAACAGGCGCCCCTCGAAAGGGAAGCTCCGAAAGTGGGCAGGAACGACCCGTGCCCGTGCGGGAGCGGAAAGAAATATAAAAAATGCTGCGGCGCTTAG
- the lnt gene encoding apolipoprotein N-acyltransferase, with protein MLRRLVFLPLLSALLLTLSYPAFDFSFLAWFALIPMLIAIRGEKPWQAFFTGCITGLLFFGATLYWVGYVAIIGIVVLAVYLAFFFGIFAVGVDILAIQFEKPRLRFALLVSCLWVAVEFLRSHLFTGFGWALLGHTQWETLPIIQIADVTGAYGVSFLVVFTNVLISSKIKKKMKGHKPEPRYLALLVIALIIVAVYGYYRVDRKFEGETVKISVIQGNIPQSEKWDERYADAILNKYINLTKEAAKDKPDLIIWPETSVPGFLETDQALRDKVTALAKEVNTYLLVGTQTEKVPQKVRYFNSAVLVSDKGEIVRRYDKIHLVPFGEYVPLGNSFLSFIKKRYDMGEDYTAGKDYTIFEIPAHKGEVLGEAQGGTVRFGVLICFEDVFPEISRNFVRLGADFLVVITNDAWYMKTAAPFQHAQPSVFRAVENRVNVVRCANTGYSCFINQAGKITQEVKDLKGDKIFVTGFAAAHITPGKARTLYLKYGDAFAWLCTGVFLFDLTLYFIYNYVKSARQRRKNWKK; from the coding sequence ATGCTGCGGCGCTTAGTTTTTTTACCGTTACTCTCTGCATTATTGCTGACGTTGTCGTATCCGGCGTTCGATTTCTCATTTTTGGCGTGGTTCGCTCTGATACCGATGCTTATCGCGATCCGCGGCGAGAAACCGTGGCAGGCATTCTTTACCGGCTGCATAACCGGGTTGTTATTTTTCGGTGCCACGCTATACTGGGTCGGCTACGTCGCGATAATAGGTATAGTCGTCCTGGCGGTATACCTGGCTTTCTTCTTCGGGATATTTGCCGTCGGCGTCGACATACTCGCGATACAGTTCGAAAAACCGCGCTTAAGGTTCGCGTTGCTCGTGAGCTGCCTCTGGGTGGCGGTTGAGTTCCTTAGGAGCCACCTCTTTACCGGCTTCGGGTGGGCGCTGCTCGGGCATACGCAGTGGGAGACGCTGCCGATAATCCAGATAGCCGATGTGACCGGAGCGTACGGCGTCTCGTTTTTGGTAGTCTTTACCAATGTCCTCATATCATCGAAGATAAAGAAGAAGATGAAGGGCCATAAGCCGGAGCCGAGATACCTGGCTCTGCTGGTGATAGCGCTTATCATCGTCGCGGTATACGGATATTACAGGGTCGACCGGAAGTTCGAAGGCGAGACAGTCAAGATATCGGTAATACAGGGGAACATCCCGCAGTCGGAAAAATGGGACGAAAGATATGCCGACGCGATATTGAATAAATATATAAACCTTACAAAAGAGGCGGCAAAGGACAAGCCGGACCTGATAATCTGGCCCGAGACGTCTGTCCCGGGATTCCTCGAGACCGACCAGGCCCTGCGCGACAAGGTCACCGCCCTCGCGAAAGAGGTCAATACATACCTGTTGGTCGGGACGCAGACCGAGAAAGTGCCGCAGAAAGTGCGTTATTTCAACAGCGCCGTCCTGGTATCGGACAAGGGCGAGATAGTCCGGCGCTACGATAAAATACACCTAGTGCCGTTCGGCGAATATGTGCCGCTGGGCAACAGCTTCCTCTCTTTCATAAAGAAGCGCTACGATATGGGCGAGGATTATACGGCGGGGAAGGATTACACGATATTCGAGATACCGGCGCATAAAGGCGAAGTCCTGGGCGAAGCACAGGGCGGGACCGTCAGGTTCGGCGTCCTGATATGTTTTGAGGATGTCTTCCCGGAGATATCGAGGAATTTTGTGCGGCTGGGCGCGGACTTCCTGGTCGTGATAACCAACGACGCGTGGTATATGAAGACCGCGGCGCCGTTCCAGCACGCGCAACCCTCGGTCTTCCGCGCGGTCGAGAATAGGGTCAACGTGGTAAGGTGCGCGAATACCGGCTATTCATGTTTTATAAACCAGGCCGGGAAGATCACGCAGGAGGTGAAGGATCTTAAAGGGGATAAGATATTCGTGACGGGTTTTGCGGCCGCGCATATAACCCCCGGAAAGGCCCGGACCCTGTATTTGAAATACGGGGATGCCTTCGCCTGGCTATGCACCGGGGTTTTTTTGTTTGACTTAACCCTTTATTTTATTTATAATTATGTCAAGTCTGCGCGACAAAGGCGGAAAAATTGGAAGAAATAA
- the murJ gene encoding murein biosynthesis integral membrane protein MurJ, whose product MSIHKSLARSAGVIGLGISASRILGFIRDIIIAAMFGTTLYADAFFTAFRIPNLWRDLVGEGAANAAFVPVLSGYAANKSKEEFWELARIILNVMVIVLAVITLLGIIFAPLIVSAIAWGFLGNPEKFKLTVTLTRMMFPYIFLIGLTAYATGVLNSRKLFGATSFSQPLWNLVFILSAIFICPLMKEPVTGLAIGVLLGGIVQLAVQLPPLMKMGMGWPRFDRFKHPASNEIGRLLLPRVFGSSVYQLNVFLDTALASLSDIVGKGAISAINYANRLWLLPLAIFSTAFSQAMLPTLSEHAARNEMEKFKQALSFSLRAVFFITIPAAVGLMALSEPIVRALFQRGSFDAYSTSITAPVLFYFSIGLCAYAGVKPLVSAFYSLKDTRTPVKNAVMVFLLNAALNFILMFPMKVNGLALATSLASIFNFFSLYFLLRKKIGPLGGREIFVSFVRAAIPGAIMAVVLILLNVNLQLRPVPKLAVIIPAGAASFFIACLVFDVKEFKGFVKWILRRS is encoded by the coding sequence ATGTCAATACATAAATCTCTGGCTAGATCGGCGGGGGTGATAGGGCTGGGGATATCCGCTAGCCGCATCCTGGGCTTCATAAGGGATATCATCATAGCCGCCATGTTCGGGACCACGCTGTACGCGGACGCCTTTTTCACCGCCTTCAGGATACCTAACCTCTGGCGCGACCTGGTCGGTGAAGGGGCCGCGAACGCGGCTTTCGTGCCGGTCCTCAGCGGGTATGCCGCCAACAAGAGCAAAGAGGAATTCTGGGAGCTGGCGCGCATAATCCTCAACGTCATGGTGATCGTCCTGGCCGTGATAACGCTCCTCGGCATCATCTTCGCCCCGCTTATAGTCTCGGCCATCGCGTGGGGGTTCCTCGGCAATCCCGAAAAATTCAAACTTACCGTTACTCTTACGCGAATGATGTTCCCCTATATCTTCCTGATAGGCCTGACCGCGTATGCGACCGGCGTGCTCAATTCCCGGAAACTGTTCGGCGCGACATCTTTCAGCCAGCCGCTGTGGAACTTAGTCTTTATATTGAGCGCGATTTTCATTTGCCCTCTGATGAAGGAGCCGGTCACCGGACTGGCTATAGGCGTCCTCCTGGGCGGGATAGTGCAATTGGCCGTCCAGTTGCCTCCTTTAATGAAGATGGGCATGGGCTGGCCGCGTTTTGACAGGTTCAAGCATCCGGCCTCGAACGAAATAGGCAGGCTTCTTTTGCCCAGGGTATTCGGCTCGAGCGTATACCAGCTTAACGTATTCTTGGATACCGCGCTCGCCTCGCTTTCGGATATAGTCGGGAAGGGCGCCATATCCGCCATCAATTACGCGAACAGGCTCTGGCTCCTGCCCCTGGCCATATTCAGCACCGCGTTCTCCCAGGCGATGCTTCCGACGCTCTCCGAGCACGCCGCGCGCAACGAGATGGAAAAATTCAAGCAGGCGCTTTCATTCTCGCTCCGGGCGGTCTTTTTTATAACCATACCCGCGGCCGTGGGGCTTATGGCGTTGTCAGAGCCGATAGTGCGGGCGCTCTTCCAAAGGGGCTCTTTCGACGCCTATTCGACGAGCATAACCGCGCCGGTGCTTTTTTATTTTTCGATTGGCCTGTGCGCTTACGCCGGGGTAAAGCCGCTCGTCTCGGCGTTCTATTCGCTTAAGGACACGCGGACGCCTGTAAAGAACGCGGTGATGGTCTTCCTCCTGAACGCCGCGCTCAACTTCATATTGATGTTCCCGATGAAGGTAAACGGGCTGGCGCTCGCTACGTCGCTCGCCAGCATCTTCAATTTCTTTTCTTTGTATTTTCTCCTGAGGAAGAAGATAGGCCCGCTCGGCGGCCGCGAGATATTCGTCTCGTTCGTGCGCGCCGCTATTCCGGGCGCCATAATGGCCGTCGTCCTTATCCTGCTCAACGTTAACCTGCAGCTCAGGCCGGTGCCGAAATTGGCCGTTATCATCCCGGCCGGGGCAGCCTCGTTCTTTATTGCCTGCCTCGTATTTGACGTGAAAGAGTTCAAGGGATTCGTGAAATGGATATTAAGGAGAAGCTGA
- a CDS encoding excinuclease ABC subunit UvrC yields MDIKEKLRAPVLMKFTEFLRDIPDQPGVYIFKGVSGEILYVGKASSLRDRVRSYFQRSKDHGPRIGALVKNISGIDWVPTATEAEALLYESNLIKEHQPKYNVDLRDSKTYPLIKITMAEEFPRVMTARGRKSDGSLYFGPYTDAALLRAAIKSIRKVFPFCTCPSLPWKRGACRPVPKKACIYHDMGLCPAPSEGKISKEDYLENIKGIILFIEGKKNELVKSLSGKMEQLAAEKKFEEAGKVRDRIEALSEMIAKRPRHDSAVQLGELRSVLGLKEEPKYIEAFDISNIKGEEACGSMVTFSGGRPEKSKYRMFKIREVEGQDDYAMMREVVRRRYTGSLKDKLPKPDLIIIDGGRGHLSAAAQEMKAAGLKGVPIIGIAKTFEHIYTLDKDIPVALPPSSKALQLIQRIRDESHRFAIRYHHILRRKALVGEKRTKRLQRRVSR; encoded by the coding sequence ATGGATATTAAGGAGAAGCTGAGGGCGCCGGTCCTGATGAAATTCACCGAATTTCTCAGGGATATACCCGACCAGCCCGGCGTTTACATATTCAAGGGCGTCAGCGGGGAAATATTATACGTCGGCAAGGCGTCGTCGCTACGTGACAGGGTGCGCTCGTATTTCCAGAGGTCGAAAGACCACGGCCCGAGGATAGGCGCCCTCGTGAAAAATATCAGCGGCATCGATTGGGTCCCGACCGCGACAGAAGCCGAGGCGCTGCTCTATGAATCCAACCTCATAAAAGAACACCAGCCGAAATACAACGTCGACCTCCGCGACAGCAAGACTTACCCGCTTATAAAGATAACCATGGCCGAGGAATTCCCCCGCGTAATGACCGCCCGCGGGAGGAAGAGCGACGGGTCTCTCTATTTCGGGCCGTACACCGACGCGGCGCTATTGCGCGCGGCGATAAAATCCATCCGGAAAGTGTTCCCGTTCTGCACGTGTCCCTCTCTTCCATGGAAGAGAGGGGCGTGCAGGCCGGTTCCAAAAAAGGCGTGCATCTATCACGATATGGGGTTATGCCCGGCGCCTTCCGAGGGGAAGATATCGAAGGAAGATTATCTTGAAAATATTAAAGGGATAATCCTTTTTATTGAGGGAAAGAAAAATGAATTGGTAAAGAGTCTCTCCGGGAAGATGGAACAGCTGGCCGCCGAAAAGAAGTTCGAGGAGGCGGGGAAGGTCCGCGACCGGATCGAGGCGTTAAGCGAGATGATAGCGAAACGGCCGAGGCACGATTCGGCGGTCCAGTTGGGCGAGCTCAGGTCGGTCCTCGGCCTTAAAGAGGAGCCGAAATATATAGAGGCGTTCGATATATCCAATATCAAGGGAGAGGAGGCCTGCGGCTCGATGGTCACGTTCAGTGGCGGCAGGCCCGAGAAATCGAAATACAGGATGTTCAAGATACGCGAGGTCGAGGGCCAGGACGATTACGCGATGATGCGCGAGGTGGTAAGGCGCAGGTATACGGGCTCCTTGAAAGATAAATTACCTAAGCCCGACCTGATAATCATAGACGGGGGAAGGGGCCACCTCTCGGCAGCGGCGCAGGAGATGAAGGCGGCCGGCCTAAAGGGCGTCCCAATTATCGGTATTGCAAAAACCTTCGAGCACATATATACTTTAGACAAGGATATACCGGTCGCGCTTCCGCCGTCATCGAAGGCGCTGCAGTTGATACAGCGGATACGCGACGAGTCGCATAGGTTCGCGATAAGGTACCATCATATTTTGAGGCGAAAGGCGCTGGTCGGTGAAAAAAGAACGAAGAGGCTCCAAAGGCGCGTGTCCCGTTAG
- the rpsT gene encoding 30S ribosomal protein S20 translates to MPNIKSASKAIRQDKKRRARNQKVATEIKSLAKKFVMALAAKKNDEARKFGASLVSKLDKARSKGMLHRNTVSRKRARILSKLAKLR, encoded by the coding sequence TTGCCTAATATAAAATCCGCATCTAAAGCTATACGCCAGGACAAGAAGAGACGCGCGAGGAACCAGAAGGTCGCTACCGAGATCAAGTCCTTAGCCAAGAAGTTCGTGATGGCTCTGGCCGCGAAAAAGAACGACGAAGCCAGAAAATTCGGCGCTTCCCTCGTCTCCAAACTTGACAAGGCGCGCTCCAAGGGCATGTTACACAGAAATACGGTATCTCGCAAGAGAGCCCGCATCTTAAGCAAGCTCGCCAAGCTCAGATAA